The nucleotide window AATCCATGTTCCAGTTTTATAAACGTTCAGACTATGGCTTGAAGAGACCAAGTTGCAAAACGTCACACGGCTGGTACACGTGGTGGGATTCCAGCCCAGGCAGCCAGAGTCTgcattccagggccagggttggGGAAATGCCTCAAACTATGATGGCGCAGGAGGGACTCCTAGGGCATCTCGACAGGGACAGAAAGCAGCCACAGATCAGCCCCAGGGAGAGACCAATGGAGAAGTGGTGGTGCTTTTCTTCTGGCTTTAGAAACCCATTTAGGAGATTTGGACGTGGTGTGATGGTAAATGTTAATAGCCTGctcttggagaaaaaaattaaggctcaGCTCTGTAATATTCTGTAAATACCCTCACCGAGGGCGTAGGCACCAACCGTGATGTCAATGAAAGCTGCTGGGAAGAGAAGCACACACAGGTAGAGCCCCAGCACACCACTGCCTCCTAGGATCCCCCTGcactcagcccccccccccgcccccaaacccGCCCTGGGGTCTGGCTGCTCACCGGCTGATGGCCTCCTTCTCATCCTGCTCTTGCCTCTCCTTCACTAAGACCTtcagctgctgctgccactgccattTCAGGGACTCATGGGATGTGGGCTGCAGTTCAGCCTTAATGTCCATCCAGGGcaacttctcttccttctcctccacctccttctccacctcctcttcttccagcttctccttgccagtctcctcctcctcttccgtctcctcctccatctcttcttcctcctcctcctcttcctcctcctcctgctcctcctcctcctcctgctcctcctcttcatccttctcctcttccccgCCTTCCTTCTTCCTTAGCCTCCGCTtaccctcctccttttccttgtcTCTGCTGTCTTCCGAGCTGTTGGAGGACTGAGATGGGTCTGGCATTAAGTGCAGGTTGCTCTTCTGGACTGTGAACTTGGCCGACTGCTCATTCCAGAACTGGCAGAAGTAAGGCATCTGCTCCACCAGGTTTTGGTCCACGGCCTCATGGAAGATCTTATCTTCCAGCAGGCCCCTgggtggcagggaggaggagaaggtccTCACTGAGACGCCTTGTAGCCCCCTAGGGGGGGGCTCTGGCTTCAGGGTTCCCCAAGGGGCGGTTCTTGACTACTGTGTCCACAAACAGGTGctagggggcgggggtggggagccctTGATCAGTTGCTCATTCCCATTCCTTCTTTAGAGAAAAGCATCTCTGGGCCCCATGGATTCTTAAAGGTAAACAATATAGGGGAGAGGAAGACCCAGGAGGTCAGAGTCACACAAATGAGGGCCAGAGGCCTGGGGAGGCAGCACATTGGCTGCAGACCTCATCTACCAGCTATGACAAGGCAGAACTCAGGACCCTGCTCCGAGGATCCTTCCAGCCAGCTCTATTAGAGCTGTACATCCTGGAGGGCCTGGGGCCACCAGGGGAAGGAACTTGAGAGGAAGTTCTGGTTTTCAAGAGAGGAAGGGCTTGGCCTTCCGGGGCTCCGGGTAGACCCAGAGTTGACCGATGAGCTGGAGCGATGAGGGATTGGGGGTGAGTGGTCACCTGATGATGGTGGTGAGACAGTCAACCAGGAGCTGCTTCTCTTGCTTGGAGACAAGGGCCCACATCTCAAGGGAGTCTTCATCAGCCTCCGACTCTTTCCTGGGGCACTTCCTCTTTGGCAGCTCCCTGGGGTAGGCCATGGCATCCTGAGTGGCCTGGGCAAGCCACCATGCTGGGATGGGGGTGGCATGAGCAGGGATGGTGGCTGCCCAGTCATGAGGACATAGTGAGTTTGGGGCAGAGCCCAGCCTTAACCCCAAGGTATTGCTGCTACATTTGGGGAACCAAGCCCAACCCTCCAGCACAGGACCTGGAGAGGCTCCAagttggaaaaggaaggaagtaggGGCGGCAAGGAGGCTTAGGTAAGTTCCCCAGGGGGCTCTGGCTTTTGTCCCCTCCTCATAGGGACCTATACAGTAATGGTGCCATCTTGGGCCCAGCAGCGCCCCAGTAGTCCCACTGCTGCTGCATACACTCCCAAACCACAGCAAGGGTTGGGTCTGGGCAGACCTCGTTCTGGagtgggaggggggcagaggaaggatacccctccctccctgagaGTTCACCGGTGCAAGAAGTGGCGGGGAAAGTCCGAGAAGAAGTTGGCCAGGAAGTAGTCGGTGGCATGGGCGCGGGCAGTGAGGCCTAAGTAGAGCATGCCTGGTGAGGGTGGCTGGGGGCATGGCCAATGTGTCTCCTCCTTTGGGATCTTAAGGTTCCAGCTGGTGGGCCGGTTGAGATACTCTTGGTTCTTGATGGGGGGCAGTGTCTTTGGGAAAGGGGAGGCATGAATGACAATGGGCTTGGGGACTGCGGTCCCATTACTGATGGGTCCCTAGCCTCCCAAACAGATCTTTTGGGCCACACAGGTGTGACAGCCCCACCCATTGGCACTTTCATCCCTCTCTTCCAGGAGGTTGGAGGTATCTCTGGGGAGGGAGCAAGGACCTTCTCAATTTATCCCAAGGAGGTGGGCCTGGGCTTCCGACCTCACCTTGTACTTCCTCACAGGTTCACAAGCTGTACAATAGGTCTGTCTCTGTAGAAGCAAGGAGACCCCTGCTTAGTATGCAAGAGGCCTGGAAGGACTCCCCTCTTCCTACTCTTCCCAATGACCCACAGAGGGCCTAAAGTCAATGCTAGGACCTGCTGTCCCCTTGGTCCTGCCCAACTCCCAGCCACGCCCTCTTCCAAAACCTTCCCTTGGGAAGTGCTGCCTGCAGACAAGGAAAATCTGGTTACCCaactgaaagagagaaaaggagatgcCACCAAACAGTGCAGGCTGCCCCAAGGGAGCTTGTCCTGGTGCCCCAGAGCTTTGTGGCTTTTTGTGATAAGGATACAGCCTCCTTTACTAACCCTGAATTCAGAAATCTCTTCTCCCATCACTTTCAAGACATCATTTGCCTCCAGAGCTTCAGTGGGAAGCAGTGCCTCCCTGAGGGTTTAGTGCGGAGGACACAGAGACAACTGAGGCACAAGAATGCCACCATCGGAGGCTGTGAAATTGGGGAAGGAACTAACCAAGGTGGACATTTTATCTCACATTTATCAGTCTCCCCCAAATAAATACTAATGCCCCATGTTTAATGAGTGCTTACTAGGTGCCAGGGGCTGTTGTTGGCACTTTACGTGAATTAAATCATTTACTCCTCACAGCAGTGCTAAAAGCAGATAACAATTCActtgcatgtaaaaaaaaatgttttgtaaacttttatttttaaacttcttattgtggaaaattttcaaaagcaTGCAAAAGTGGAGAGAACGCTACAAAGAATCCTCCATTACCCCGCCGCACAGCTTCAACAATTAGCAATTCCTAGTCATCTTGTCTCATCTATATGCCATCCCTGGATTACCTTGAAGCCAATCCCAGATGTCATATTACCCCCATTATACAGTTGAGGGAACTAAGAGGTTAGTTGACCACGATCATAGAGCTAGAAATCATCAAAGCCAGGAAACAAAACTCGTTTCTAGAGCCTGTATCTGTAACCACTACcccatactctcttccatcaggTGAACTCTgggtccccagtgcccagcacctgGTAGGTGTTCATTAAATACAAGCTTACATGAAGCAGGGAATGGTTGCCAGCTTTCCATATGTAGAGAGTCCCTTAGGGAGGTGCTACGCATAGTCTAATGAAAGAAACCTCATCTCTTAGGGCAGGCTGGCCAGTTTTTAGGACCTCCTTGGATCACCACCTCTGTCCCCTCTGGCAAGGCCAACTGGAAAGCTCTGTGGTGTTCTGAGCCGACTCTGCCCTGCTCACCTTCACTTTCCTATCTGTGATGGTGAACTCCACTTCCTGCCGTGCCTTCTCATCCTTCCACTCCTGCAGCTCCTTATGGTactgcttcaggagttcctgccggtACACCTGCAGCCCAGGACAAGGAGAGAGAAGACCAAAGTCTGGAAGGCCTTGGCCTGGACCTGTGCAGTGGGCCCCCACTTTTTCAGAGGCTGTCCCTtgccctctgtctctgtctctgtctctgtctctctctcaggTCTGAAGATCTCACAGCCTGTCCCACACCCTAAGACTGGGAGTTGTGTGCCATCCCACCTTTTCTCTGAGGCTGGTCCTACCTTGCATACTAGGTCAATGCTGTAGAAGCTGGCATGCACTGAGGCCTTCAGGGTCACCACAAACGGGATCGTTTCTTCAGGAGCCACCTTTCCTTTTATGGGACTCACAGATACCTATTGATTTGGGGAAGAAGCCTCTGGAGCTTAACAGGGATGGGATTGAACAAGATGCGATGGCACGGGATGGGATGCGATggggtgggatgggatgggatacGCTGAGATGGTATGGAGTAGGATGGGATGGGTGGGATGGTCTAGGATggggtgggatggagtgggatatGATGGAGtaggatgggatgggatggaatgATATGGGACAAAATGGCATGGCATGGGGTGCAGatggatgggatgggatgggatgggatgagATGGAATAAGATGGAGTGGAATAGGATGGGGTGGAGTGAAAGGGGGTGAGTCTAGAGCCTCTCCAGAGGTTCAGATCCTGCAAACACAGAGAACTCTCACCTCCCCAAATTCTGGAGGCTTTAGCTGCCAGACAAAGACAATTGTCTCATTCTTGGAGATGTTGTTGAGGAACAGCAGGCGACTGCACTTGCTCTGCACAGGAATGTTTCCCAGGGAGATATGAGATTGGGACAAGAAGACACTCTGTTTGTGGAGAGAACACAAGAGCAACTTTGGGAGGTGAAGAAATGCTAAGCTACTAAGGCACTACTGAGTGCTTTCAACAGGCCAGGTATCACTGTAGGCAAGTGACTGGCATTTGATTCTCTCAGTGGCCTGATGATATAGGTACAActcttgtccccattttatagatgtgctACTAAGGTTCAGAGAAcataaataattttccaaaggcCTCTCACAGGCACAGCTGAGATAAACCCAGACAGTCTCTCTCTAAAGCCTATGATTTTTGACCATTAAAATAGGCTTGGAAGAATTGAGAAATCAGAATTTGCTTAGAGAAGACAGATCCAAAGCCAACATAACCTGAGTCTCTGAAGGATGGTTGTAAATTAATAGGTGATCAGCTGTCACATCTTCACCAAGCACAGAGAAGGAGCTGTACTGTAGGAGTACTGGAAAGACTGATGCCGTGGAAGGGGCGCTTTATCTCTGTCTAAACCCTGAGTGCCTCTAGAGCTGAGACATTGTCTGGCTCTTCCCATTACTGACTGTGTCCTCCACAGTACTCATCCTGCAGTAAAAGTGCAAAGCTGGTAGGAGTGGAAGAGTGGACAGGCAAGATGTGTTGGTGGGTAGTAACTAAAGGAGCtcatggaaggatggatggagaagtgggtggatggatggatagatggatagatacatGGTTGAGTAAATGGGCATGTGGGTCGGGGGAAAATGGatagatggtggatggatgggtggatggtcAGACCTCTCAACACTCAGCAGTGTGTGAACCAAAGGTAATGTTATTGGGTCCAGATATCTTTCAGCAAAATCCATCCAGGTCCAAAGGAAGGACTGCTCTGTCTGAAGACCATACCTCAGAACCCTAGAATGGGAGagcttctttcttccccttccagtACCCCATCTCAATGCGTAGAggagagggcgggagggagggccCTGCAGCAGGTGGAGTGGCTTGCCCAGGAATGCCTGTGAGCACTAGGTGGCAGGGTAAGCCTCTCATAGAGCTGGTGCTGTCTCCTAAATCTGGAGGAAGGTTGGTTCCAGGCTTCACCTCTGTATCCCTCTCTGCTCAACTCTGTCTCACTTCTTCCCAGCCTCCCCATCCTTCTGTCCTGGTCCCCCTggcccctcagcctcctcctgggCCTCAGGCCTTCCTAGCTCCCTTCCCCCTACCTGTCCAGGAACCATCAGCCTCGAGTGGATGGAGCTGTTGTCCCCCGAGGAGATGTTGTGGAATGGGGCTGTGTCCCCCATGACATGGGGGTCATAGCCCACCCCCTGGAAGCGGATGATGGCTGAGTTCCATCCCAGGATGTGTATGGGCACGTCCACCTGGGAAgtcaggagggagggggaaagaactGGTCAGAGCAAGGCCTGCTGAGGAAGccacctccatcccccaccccatatTAGCCCAGGCAGCTGCTCACCGTGTAGGTCTTGGCCTCAATGGGTGAGAAGATCCACAAGACCTGAGCAGTTGTGCCTGGCTGGATCTCCCCTTTGGGGTTGAGGCAGCAGAAGATGGGGTGATCAAAATTCTTTTCCTGAACCTCCGACAGGATGTTGGTCTGGATCTCATAGGTCACAGGCACTGAGCCACCGTTATACAGCTCATAAATCTGCAGGGAGAGGAAACAGGGACCCTCCATACCAGCTTAGTGGTGGTGCCGAGAGCCTGGGATTCTCtgtccactgagggaggccaggttgTTCTCCATGAAGTCACCCTTATAGTCCCAGAACTCCACTAAAATATCTctgatttcccttgtggcttgaGTACTCAAGAAGTATGTaactatctatatctatatctatatctatatgtaaattttttgctttttttttccagggccactcctgcagcctgtggaggttcccaggctaggggtcaaattggagctgcagacactggcctacaccacagccacagcaacgtcagatccaagccacgtctgtgacctacaccacagctcatggcaacaccctgtccttaacccactgagtgaggccagggatcgaacctgtgtcctcatggatgatagtcagattcattaaccactgagccacgataagaACTCCCTGTAATCCTTATTTTATTTGCTCTCAACTTTCGTTCGTCGAGGTATAGGAGACACGGGTGCTTGTGTCCTTAGAGTTGGaatttagggcaacacccatgcaTGCACTATCCACACCCATGCATGCTTTCTAGGCTCTCATTCTAACTACCTGTGAGGCTGCCACTTGCTCCATCTGCCATTAGAGGTTGTTGTGCTTAAAGGATGGTATGGTATGAGGATGATGGGAGGACCCCCAACACTAACTCCAAAGTTTGGGAATCTCTGGATGAAACCAGGGATCTTTTGGTCCAATCCTCCATagtagagatgagaaaatggaagacCACGAGAATAAAGAGTTCGTCTGGATTTAGGTCTGGCCTGGTCATCTTCCTTAGCACTCACGCCTGAATATGCTGACTTTATTTCTCTAGCTTGGACCACCCTCTGAGTCCATACCTGGCATTCAACTTCCACTTGACAACTCCTCTTGGTCATTTCATAGGCATGTTAAATTTGGCCCAAACAGAACTCTTCACTCCAAAACCCGTTCCTCCCCCTAGTGTATCTCCTTCCAGCCAACAGCACTACCTATTTTCCAATAACGCAAACTAGGAAGGCTCTTGCCTTGGGTCTCTCCCAATTGCCCAGTACTGGGGTTTGACCTGCAGTTCCACTGCTTAGAGTGAAGACTTTTTGGAGGGCAAGGTCTTTGTCACCCTGCCAAGGGCTGACACAGATACACAGAGATCAACCCTAAAGGCTCTTGGTGACTAGGACAATGTAGACCACTGACCTGCCTCGGGGGTAGTGTGTCACCAATGGAGACAGGGATGAACTGATGGCTGGCGGAAGTGAAGTGCACATACTTCTGCCCCAATTCCACTGTCACACCTATGAAATTTAGCTGGAAAGAGAAAGCCCATGAGCATCTTTCCCTGGAAGGAACCCAAGTGCCCAGCAGAGAGATCTGGATGCTAGCTCCCTACGGAACACGGTTCCCTGCAC belongs to Phacochoerus africanus isolate WHEZ1 chromosome 3, ROS_Pafr_v1, whole genome shotgun sequence and includes:
- the LOC125121989 gene encoding cilia- and flagella-associated protein 65-like, producing the protein MRVQDNCIFSISPKAGSLSPGQEQMVEFKYSHLFVGTDRLPVLFKVSHGREILLNFIGVTVELGQKYVHFTSASHQFIPVSIGDTLPPRQIYELYNGGSVPVTYEIQTNILSEVQEKNFDHPIFCCLNPKGEIQPGTTAQVLWIFSPIEAKTYTVDVPIHILGWNSAIIRFQGVGYDPHVMGDTAPFHNISSGDNSSIHSRLMVPGQSVFLSQSHISLGNIPVQSKCSRLLFLNNISKNETIVFVWQLKPPEFGEVSVSPIKGKVAPEETIPFVVTLKASVHASFYSIDLVCKVYRQELLKQYHKELQEWKDEKARQEVEFTITDRKVKRQTYCTACEPVRKYKTLPPIKNQEYLNRPTSWNLKIPKEETHWPCPQPPSPGMLYLGLTARAHATDYFLANFFSDFPRHFLHRELPKRKCPRKESEADEDSLEMWALVSKQEKQLLVDCLTTIIRGLLEDKIFHEAVDQNLVEQMPYFCQFWNEQSAKFTVQKSNLHLMPDPSQSSNSSEDSRDKEKEEGKRRLRKKEGGEEEKDEE